A single Tenacibaculum sp. Bg11-29 DNA region contains:
- a CDS encoding vancomycin high temperature exclusion protein, whose product MKNTIIKIIKRLFLLGLFLLIVIYACNFFVKKQAKDKLYANVNNVSVNKVGLVLGTVKYLANGRVNLYYKYRVDAAVSLYKSSKISFIIVSGDNSSEKYDEPTSFKNDLIKAGIPASRIFLDYAGFRTLDSVVRVKEVFGQTDITIISQKFHNERAIYLANHFGIKAIGFNAKGVSRRYGLKVQLREYLARVKVFVDILFNVQPKFLGKQIEIK is encoded by the coding sequence ATGAAAAACACTATTATTAAAATTATAAAAAGATTGTTTTTATTAGGACTGTTTTTATTAATTGTAATTTATGCTTGTAATTTTTTTGTTAAAAAACAGGCTAAAGATAAATTATATGCTAATGTAAATAATGTTTCTGTTAATAAGGTAGGACTTGTTTTAGGTACAGTAAAGTATTTAGCCAACGGACGTGTTAATTTGTATTACAAGTATAGGGTAGATGCAGCAGTATCTTTATATAAATCAAGTAAGATTTCTTTTATTATTGTAAGTGGTGATAATAGCTCTGAAAAATATGATGAACCAACTAGTTTTAAAAATGATTTGATAAAAGCTGGTATTCCTGCGAGTAGAATTTTCTTAGATTATGCAGGTTTTCGAACATTAGATTCTGTTGTAAGAGTAAAAGAGGTGTTTGGACAAACAGACATAACCATTATTTCTCAAAAATTTCATAATGAGAGAGCTATTTATTTAGCGAATCATTTTGGAATTAAAGCGATTGGTTTTAATGCTAAAGGTGTTTCTCGTAGATATGGGCTAAAAGTTCAATTAAGAGAATATTTAGCCCGAGTAAAAGTATTTGTAGATATCTTATTTAATGTTCAACCTAAATTTTTAGGAAAACAAATAGAGATAAAGTAA
- a CDS encoding tetratricopeptide repeat protein: MLKTNDVYFFDAVEFETIIEHYLNIAKHALAKKAMELGLEQHPSSIQLKLMKVEILVFEDELQEATKMLKNIEAVEPHNDEVFIQKALILSKKKQHVEAILILKDSLEYIEDPSDIWSMMGMEYLYLDDFENARLNFEKCVAEELEDYSSLYNIVYCFDMEEKHEEAIVYLNSYVDKNPYCEIAWHQLGKQYSELGRHKEALTSFDYSVLIDESFIGGYLEKAKALEELGSYEEAIKNYLITLELDDPTAFAYKRIGECYEKLENIHTAIHFYKKAVHEDPLLDKVWILLTNACYKDNDFQKALYYVKEAIQIDEGNAFYWRIYGDINLKLNFYEEAVKAFYTCIELGDEEIEIYIALADILFFLGEFNDALKIVIKAKKNYREFAEIEFRLCGLFIILDKEEYGLTHLKNALAINYEYHLTAKELYPTVFENKRVQEILSSYKKALN; this comes from the coding sequence ATGTTGAAAACCAACGATGTATATTTTTTTGATGCTGTTGAGTTTGAAACTATTATTGAACATTATTTAAATATAGCTAAACATGCCTTAGCTAAAAAAGCGATGGAGTTAGGTTTAGAACAACATCCATCTTCAATTCAGTTAAAATTGATGAAGGTTGAAATCTTGGTTTTTGAAGATGAATTACAAGAGGCAACTAAAATGCTTAAAAATATTGAAGCTGTAGAGCCTCACAATGATGAAGTATTTATTCAAAAAGCATTAATTTTATCTAAAAAGAAACAACATGTAGAAGCTATCTTAATTTTAAAAGATTCGTTAGAATATATTGAAGATCCATCTGATATTTGGTCAATGATGGGAATGGAATATTTGTATTTAGATGATTTTGAAAACGCACGTTTAAATTTTGAAAAATGTGTAGCAGAAGAACTTGAAGACTATTCATCTTTATACAATATTGTATATTGTTTTGATATGGAAGAGAAGCATGAAGAGGCAATAGTTTATTTAAATTCGTATGTAGATAAGAATCCGTATTGTGAAATAGCATGGCATCAATTAGGTAAGCAATATTCAGAATTAGGTAGGCATAAAGAAGCGCTTACTTCGTTTGATTATTCAGTATTAATTGATGAAAGTTTTATTGGGGGCTATTTAGAAAAAGCGAAAGCTTTAGAAGAATTAGGTAGCTATGAAGAAGCTATTAAAAACTATTTAATAACTTTAGAGTTAGATGACCCTACTGCTTTTGCATACAAAAGAATAGGAGAATGTTATGAGAAGTTAGAAAACATTCATACAGCTATACATTTTTATAAAAAAGCAGTTCATGAAGACCCTTTGTTGGATAAAGTTTGGATACTGTTAACAAATGCTTGTTATAAAGATAATGATTTTCAAAAAGCATTATATTATGTAAAAGAAGCAATACAAATTGATGAAGGAAATGCTTTTTATTGGAGAATTTATGGTGATATTAATCTGAAGCTAAATTTTTATGAAGAAGCAGTAAAGGCGTTTTATACATGTATTGAACTAGGGGATGAAGAGATAGAAATTTATATAGCACTAGCTGATATTTTGTTTTTTTTAGGCGAATTCAATGATGCTTTAAAAATAGTCATAAAAGCAAAAAAAAACTACAGAGAATTTGCTGAAATAGAATTTCGTTTATGTGGTTTGTTTATTATTTTAGATAAAGAAGAGTATGGATTAACACATTTAAAAAATGCTTTAGCAATAAATTACGAATATCATTTAACTGCAAAAGAGTTATACCCTACAGTTTTTGAAAATAAAAGAGTTCAGGAGATATTATCAAGTTATAAAAAAGCCTTAAATTAA
- a CDS encoding MBL fold metallo-hydrolase has product MKENKELKVTFLGTGTSTGVPMLTSKHPVALSKDFRDKRLRSSIVISWDNINYVIDCGPDFRQQMMREEVASINGILFTHEHADHIAGLDEIRPYCFQMGAVPIYVTERVFGVLKRRYDYIFKTENRYPSAPQVATNIISHHEIFYLDDVKITPIEVMHGRLPILGYRFNDIAYITDIKTISEEEKNKLSNLDTLIVTGLRKELHTTHFNLDEALAFIAEVKPKKAYLTHISELLGLHKEVEKELPENVFLAFDGLKI; this is encoded by the coding sequence ATGAAAGAAAATAAAGAATTAAAAGTAACTTTTTTAGGAACAGGGACTTCCACTGGAGTTCCGATGCTTACTAGCAAGCACCCTGTAGCGTTATCTAAAGATTTTCGTGATAAAAGATTACGTTCTTCAATTGTTATTTCTTGGGACAATATTAATTATGTTATTGACTGCGGTCCTGATTTTCGCCAGCAAATGATGCGTGAAGAGGTAGCGTCTATAAACGGAATTTTATTTACGCATGAACATGCTGATCATATTGCAGGATTAGATGAAATTAGACCTTATTGTTTTCAAATGGGAGCTGTACCTATTTATGTAACTGAAAGGGTTTTTGGTGTTTTGAAAAGAAGATATGATTATATTTTTAAAACAGAAAATAGGTATCCTAGTGCACCACAGGTAGCAACCAATATAATCTCACATCATGAAATTTTCTATTTAGATGATGTGAAAATTACTCCAATTGAGGTAATGCATGGTCGATTACCTATATTAGGTTATCGTTTTAATGATATAGCATATATAACAGATATTAAAACAATATCTGAAGAAGAAAAAAATAAATTATCTAATTTAGATACATTAATAGTAACAGGGTTAAGGAAAGAACTTCATACAACACATTTTAATCTTGATGAAGCTTTGGCGTTTATTGCAGAAGTTAAACCTAAAAAGGCATATTTAACACATATAAGTGAATTATTAGGTTTACATAAAGAAGTTGAAAAAGAGTTGCCTGAAAATGTTTTTTTGGCCTTTGATGGCTTAAAAATTTAA
- a CDS encoding RNA polymerase sigma factor, producing the protein MTDEITLITQLQNKKTKEVAFKQLLSLYKERLYWHIRKIVVSHDDADDVLQNTFIKIFKNIENFKKNSKLYSWMYRIATNEAITFINKRAKERNVDITEYQQQLISTLDSDHWFTGDEIQLILQKAIAILPQKQRLVFNMKYFDEMKYSQISEILETSIGALKASYHIAVKKIEQFIKDYN; encoded by the coding sequence TTGACCGACGAAATTACACTTATAACACAGCTACAAAACAAAAAAACAAAGGAAGTAGCTTTTAAACAACTATTATCGTTATATAAAGAACGATTGTATTGGCATATCCGAAAAATTGTAGTTTCTCATGATGATGCTGATGATGTTTTACAAAACACTTTTATTAAAATTTTTAAAAATATTGAGAATTTTAAAAAAAACAGCAAGCTTTATTCTTGGATGTACCGAATTGCAACTAATGAAGCTATAACATTTATTAATAAAAGAGCAAAAGAAAGAAATGTTGATATAACAGAATATCAACAACAATTAATATCAACACTAGATAGTGATCATTGGTTTACTGGTGATGAAATTCAACTCATCTTACAAAAAGCTATTGCAATTTTACCTCAAAAACAACGATTGGTTTTTAATATGAAGTATTTTGATGAAATGAAATACAGTCAAATATCTGAAATATTAGAAACATCAATAGGTGCTTTAAAAGCATCTTACCATATTGCTGTAAAAAAAATTGAACAATTTATTAAAGACTACAATTAA
- the yaaA gene encoding peroxide stress protein YaaA: MKIIISPAKSLDFESKAITNLYTQPRFLEQSIKLNKKLKTLSRKKLSELMKISDDLASLNYERNQNWQTPFELDNAKQAIFSFTGEVFRGIDVNTISEGKLPTMQDNLRILSGLYGLLKPLDLIQPYRLEMGTKLKVGRTENLYKFWSNELADSLNDELENDELLVNLASSEYFKALPKKVLKVPMITPVFKDFKNGEYKTIMTFAKKARGLMVRYIIENDIKTIEGLKGFNVNDYRFSEEMSTETELFFTR, from the coding sequence ATGAAAATTATTATATCTCCAGCAAAGTCATTGGATTTTGAAAGTAAAGCAATTACAAACTTATATACACAACCAAGGTTTTTAGAACAGTCAATAAAACTGAATAAAAAATTAAAAACTTTATCACGAAAGAAGCTAAGTGAATTAATGAAAATTTCTGATGATCTAGCCAGTTTAAATTATGAAAGAAATCAAAATTGGCAAACACCATTTGAATTAGATAATGCTAAACAAGCTATTTTCTCTTTTACAGGTGAGGTTTTTAGAGGTATTGATGTAAATACAATATCTGAAGGCAAGTTGCCTACTATGCAAGATAATTTACGAATTTTATCAGGATTATATGGTTTATTAAAGCCGTTAGATTTAATTCAACCGTATCGTTTAGAAATGGGAACGAAACTAAAAGTTGGTAGAACCGAAAATTTATATAAATTCTGGAGTAATGAATTGGCCGATTCTTTAAATGATGAATTAGAAAACGATGAATTGTTGGTTAATTTAGCAAGTTCAGAGTATTTTAAGGCATTGCCTAAGAAAGTGCTAAAAGTACCAATGATAACACCTGTTTTTAAGGATTTTAAAAACGGTGAGTATAAAACGATCATGACTTTTGCTAAAAAAGCACGTGGTTTAATGGTTCGTTATATTATTGAAAATGATATTAAAACAATAGAGGGGTTAAAAGGGTTTAATGTTAACGATTATCGTTTTTCTGAAGAAATGTCAACAGAAACAGAATTGTTTTTTACTAGGTAA
- a CDS encoding L-serine ammonia-lyase, which translates to MSQFISVFDMLKIGVGPSSSHTLGPWRAAQQWIESLKETALFNTIDGIKIDLYGSLSLTGKGHATDLAVLLGLSGTDPEYIPVNDIDTIINKIKETTTLNFNAEKPIIFSIENIVFNKNFLPFHSNGLTFKGFSKGKEVSSQTYYSIGGGFVIQEETKTPSSTQINKSNFPFPINRATELEAYCEKELKNISDIVYQNELVLKSSSEIDSELKRVWDTMLECMYIGCHTGGILPGGLNVKRRAYGTHTKLIKDANYSNEQEWITAIRSTEVKFREILKWVSCLALSVNEVNASLGRVVTAPTNGSAGVIPAVLMYYLVIENHEADFEHIKKFLLVAGEIGSIFKKNATISAAMGGCQAEIGVSSAMAAAALTELLGGSPGQCLVAAEIAMEHHLGLTCDPIGGLVQIPCIERNAMGAIKAINAAELALETNPKESLVPLDKVIDTMWETAKDMHKNYKETSEGGLAITVGLAAC; encoded by the coding sequence ATGTCGCAATTCATTAGTGTTTTTGATATGTTAAAAATTGGCGTTGGCCCCTCTAGCTCACACACATTAGGTCCCTGGAGAGCTGCCCAACAATGGATTGAAAGCTTAAAAGAAACAGCTCTTTTTAATACTATTGATGGTATTAAAATAGATTTATATGGTTCTTTATCCTTAACAGGAAAAGGTCATGCTACCGATTTAGCAGTTTTACTGGGTTTAAGCGGTACCGATCCTGAATACATTCCTGTAAATGATATTGATACAATTATCAATAAAATAAAAGAAACAACTACCTTAAATTTTAATGCTGAAAAGCCAATTATTTTCTCAATTGAAAATATTGTTTTTAATAAAAATTTCTTACCTTTTCATTCTAACGGATTAACTTTTAAAGGTTTTTCTAAAGGAAAAGAAGTTTCTTCTCAAACTTATTATTCTATTGGTGGTGGTTTTGTTATACAAGAAGAAACAAAAACACCTTCTAGTACCCAAATAAATAAAAGTAATTTTCCTTTCCCTATAAATAGAGCAACGGAATTAGAAGCGTATTGCGAAAAAGAACTTAAAAATATTTCTGATATTGTTTATCAAAATGAACTAGTTTTAAAATCTTCAAGCGAGATAGATTCTGAATTAAAACGTGTTTGGGACACCATGCTAGAATGCATGTACATTGGTTGTCATACAGGAGGTATTTTACCTGGTGGATTAAATGTAAAGCGTAGAGCATATGGTACTCATACAAAACTAATTAAAGATGCTAACTATTCTAATGAACAAGAATGGATTACAGCTATTAGAAGTACCGAAGTAAAATTTCGTGAAATATTAAAATGGGTAAGTTGTTTAGCTTTATCTGTAAACGAAGTAAATGCTTCTTTAGGTAGAGTTGTTACGGCACCAACAAACGGAAGTGCAGGAGTAATTCCTGCTGTATTAATGTATTACCTAGTTATTGAAAATCATGAAGCTGATTTTGAACATATTAAAAAATTCTTATTAGTTGCAGGAGAAATTGGAAGTATCTTTAAAAAGAATGCAACAATATCTGCAGCAATGGGTGGATGTCAGGCAGAAATTGGTGTTTCATCTGCAATGGCTGCAGCTGCTCTTACCGAACTTTTAGGAGGAAGTCCAGGCCAATGTTTAGTTGCTGCCGAAATAGCTATGGAACACCACTTAGGTTTAACTTGTGACCCTATTGGAGGTTTAGTTCAAATACCATGTATTGAACGTAATGCAATGGGAGCAATTAAAGCCATTAATGCTGCTGAGTTAGCTTTAGAAACAAACCCAAAAGAATCTTTGGTCCCTTTAGATAAGGTTATCGACACAATGTGGGAAACGGCAAAAGATATGCACAAAAATTATAAAGAAACCTCAGAAGGTGGTTTAGCTATTACTGTTGGTTTAGCAGCTTGTTAA
- a CDS encoding LytTR family DNA-binding domain-containing protein: protein MKINCVIIDDEPLAINVIKNHLQEFKNIVIVDTFNNPIEAISTIESEKIDVLFLDINMPKMNGLDFLRNTKIKPYVIITTAYREFAIEGYDLDVLDYLVKPIPFPRFLKTINKLTQRIHNNNTDSEITKNSHVFLKVDKKLVKVKHDDILYIESLKDYIRVSTTVNNYIVHKSLTSMTEELPSKSFLRIHRSYTIAFDKVNYVEGNSLNINNKRIPIGRKYLNNTKQIILKNNNE from the coding sequence GTGAAAATAAACTGTGTCATTATAGACGACGAACCATTAGCCATAAATGTTATCAAAAATCATTTACAAGAATTTAAAAACATTGTAATTGTTGATACTTTCAATAATCCTATAGAAGCAATTAGCACAATTGAAAGTGAAAAAATAGACGTCCTTTTTTTAGATATTAATATGCCTAAAATGAATGGGCTAGATTTTTTAAGAAATACAAAAATAAAACCTTATGTTATAATTACAACAGCCTATAGAGAGTTTGCCATTGAAGGCTATGATTTAGATGTGTTAGACTATTTAGTTAAACCGATTCCTTTCCCTAGATTTTTAAAGACTATTAACAAATTAACACAACGCATACACAATAACAATACTGACTCAGAAATAACAAAAAATTCTCATGTATTTTTAAAAGTTGATAAAAAACTAGTAAAAGTAAAACATGATGATATTTTATACATCGAAAGTTTAAAAGATTATATAAGAGTTTCTACAACCGTTAATAACTATATTGTTCATAAATCTTTAACTAGTATGACAGAAGAACTACCAAGTAAAAGCTTCTTAAGGATACATAGGTCTTATACAATTGCCTTTGATAAAGTAAATTATGTTGAAGGAAATTCACTAAATATAAATAACAAAAGAATACCTATTGGAAGAAAATACTTAAATAATACTAAGCAAATTATTTTAAAAAATAACAATGAGTAA
- a CDS encoding nicotinate-nucleotide adenylyltransferase, translating to MAITLKGDQKISTVPTTNSKALKVNLNAHIYGTFAEIGAGQETVRNFFRAGGASGTIAKAMSAYDKDFSDAIYGIENDNRYVTEDRLKKMLKHEMDLIEDRLDRQKHPDKLFFSYANTVATINFTKKFKGHGWIGIRFQLDPLEDYNEIILHLRFKETDARQQQETLGILGVNLVYGAYYLNDNPKELLKSFYDNIDSDRLEIDMVNFSGPRFMYVDNRLMSLQLVKNGMTNAVMFGPDGNNLLPAQVLYKKNILALRGSYRPVTKVNMDMFERAKELFLAEKKVNPEKTQVIFEITLSNLRAEGEINERDFLDRAELLCALGQNVMITNYQEYFRLVDYFSEFTKERLGLAMGVNNLIQIFDEKYYRDLSGGILEAFGKLFYKDLKVYMYPYKDEETGEFITSKNLKVHPRMKELYKFFKNNGRLIDIKNLDQDSLHIFSRKVLKMIKNNEEGWEAMLPEGVSETIKEKRLFGCSRKRI from the coding sequence ATGGCAATTACGCTAAAAGGAGATCAGAAAATAAGTACCGTACCTACAACTAACAGTAAAGCTTTAAAGGTCAACTTAAATGCTCACATTTATGGAACATTTGCTGAGATTGGTGCAGGGCAAGAAACCGTTCGTAATTTTTTTAGAGCAGGAGGAGCTTCTGGTACTATTGCAAAAGCAATGAGTGCTTATGATAAGGATTTTTCTGATGCCATTTATGGAATTGAAAATGATAATCGATATGTTACTGAAGATCGTTTAAAAAAAATGCTTAAGCATGAAATGGATTTAATTGAAGATCGTCTTGATCGTCAAAAACATCCTGATAAATTGTTTTTTAGTTACGCTAATACTGTAGCTACAATTAACTTTACAAAAAAATTTAAAGGACATGGTTGGATTGGTATTCGTTTTCAACTAGACCCGCTTGAAGATTATAATGAAATTATTTTACATCTTCGTTTTAAAGAGACTGATGCACGCCAACAACAAGAAACTTTAGGTATTTTAGGGGTTAACTTGGTTTACGGAGCATATTATTTAAATGATAACCCAAAAGAACTATTAAAATCTTTTTACGATAATATTGATAGTGATCGTTTAGAAATAGATATGGTTAATTTTTCTGGACCTCGTTTTATGTATGTTGATAACCGTTTAATGAGTTTACAATTAGTTAAAAACGGAATGACAAATGCAGTTATGTTTGGCCCTGACGGAAACAACTTACTTCCTGCTCAAGTACTATATAAAAAGAATATTTTAGCATTACGCGGAAGTTATCGCCCTGTTACGAAAGTAAATATGGATATGTTCGAAAGGGCTAAAGAATTATTCTTAGCCGAAAAGAAAGTTAATCCTGAAAAAACACAAGTTATTTTTGAAATCACCTTAAGTAACCTTCGTGCCGAAGGAGAAATTAATGAACGTGATTTCTTAGATAGAGCTGAACTACTTTGTGCTCTTGGACAAAATGTAATGATAACAAACTATCAAGAGTACTTTAGGTTAGTTGATTATTTTAGTGAATTCACTAAAGAAAGATTAGGTCTCGCTATGGGAGTTAACAACTTAATTCAAATTTTTGATGAAAAGTACTATCGTGATTTAAGTGGCGGTATTTTAGAAGCTTTTGGTAAACTTTTTTACAAAGATTTAAAAGTATACATGTACCCTTATAAAGATGAAGAAACTGGTGAATTTATTACCAGTAAAAATTTAAAGGTACACCCTAGAATGAAAGAGTTATATAAATTCTTTAAAAATAATGGTAGACTTATCGATATTAAAAATCTTGACCAAGATAGTTTACATATTTTCTCTCGAAAAGTATTGAAAATGATTAAAAACAACGAAGAAGGTTGGGAAGCAATGCTGCCTGAAGGTGTTTCTGAAACCATTAAAGAAAAACGTTTATTTGGTTGCTCTAGAAAACGAATTTAA
- a CDS encoding DUF2853 family protein, translating to MSKFDEKVELYKKFMDDRNLPANLDLLKAVTKGLGPSIYKKDAETVSGSDPKELETVKKNFLIKKLGLADSPELDKAIDEVMEKIGRSERSKYRAVVYYMLAKKFDKEAVYGM from the coding sequence ATGAGTAAATTTGACGAAAAAGTAGAGTTATATAAAAAGTTTATGGACGATAGAAACCTTCCTGCTAACCTTGATTTACTAAAAGCTGTTACTAAAGGTTTAGGACCTTCTATATACAAAAAAGATGCTGAAACAGTATCAGGTAGTGATCCTAAAGAATTAGAGACTGTTAAGAAAAACTTCTTAATAAAAAAGTTAGGTTTAGCTGATAGCCCTGAGTTAGATAAAGCTATTGACGAAGTAATGGAAAAAATAGGAAGATCTGAAAGAAGTAAATACCGTGCTGTAGTTTATTACATGTTAGCTAAGAAATTTGATAAAGAAGCTGTCTACGGAATGTAG
- a CDS encoding sodium:solute symporter family protein has translation MINLSLLDTSIIIGFFILSLLIGIWASKSAGKSSSEFFLSGRNMPWWLLGVSMVATTFAADTPGLVTELVRKKGVSGNWVWWAMLLTGMLTVFFYAKLWRKSGITTDLEFYELRYSGKMASFLRGFRAIYLGVIFNIITMAGVCLAGAKIANILLGISQGEMLLYSSIIVVIYSSLGGLKGVLLTDFVQFIIAMIGSVWATIYIVNLPEINGLSNLLSHPNVSGKLAMLPDFSNTESLITLFIIPFAVQWWSTWYPGAEPGGGGYIAQRMLAAKDEKNATWATLFFNFAHYALRPWPWIIVGLASLVIFPSLESMNQAFPSLSPDMQGHDVGYAAMMTYLPAGLLGIVLTSLIAAFMSTISTQLNWGSSYLVNDFYSRFINKDASEKQKVVVGRVSTVLLMLFAALFSFYLQSAKDVFDLLLQIGAGTGLLFILRWFWSRINPYSEIAAMGISFIIAFFFFINGKMENPFIEIAGYWQLIIGVVITTIGWVLVTLLTQPTDTDTINKFELLIFEGEDKFKNIGVKIVGFITGTIGVYSFLFATGNWIYGKTTLAIILSVLTLVCIYILTKIWKRIS, from the coding sequence ATGATTAACTTAAGCTTACTCGATACTTCAATTATTATCGGTTTTTTTATTCTTTCTTTATTAATAGGTATATGGGCATCAAAATCTGCAGGAAAAAGCAGTTCTGAATTCTTTTTATCTGGTAGAAACATGCCTTGGTGGTTATTAGGTGTTTCTATGGTTGCAACTACTTTTGCTGCCGATACGCCTGGATTAGTAACAGAATTGGTACGTAAAAAAGGGGTTTCAGGTAATTGGGTTTGGTGGGCGATGCTACTTACAGGTATGTTGACTGTTTTCTTTTATGCAAAATTATGGAGAAAATCAGGAATTACAACCGATTTAGAATTTTACGAATTACGTTATTCTGGTAAAATGGCAAGTTTTTTAAGAGGTTTTAGAGCAATTTACTTAGGTGTTATATTTAATATAATTACAATGGCTGGTGTTTGTTTAGCTGGCGCAAAAATTGCAAATATTTTATTAGGTATCTCTCAAGGTGAAATGCTACTATACTCATCTATTATTGTTGTTATTTATTCTTCTTTAGGAGGTTTAAAAGGCGTTTTACTTACTGATTTTGTTCAATTTATAATTGCAATGATTGGTTCAGTATGGGCTACTATTTACATTGTAAACCTACCAGAAATAAATGGTTTATCTAATTTATTGAGTCACCCTAATGTAAGTGGTAAATTAGCAATGCTTCCAGATTTTTCTAATACAGAGTCGTTAATTACATTATTTATAATTCCGTTTGCTGTACAATGGTGGAGTACTTGGTATCCTGGAGCAGAACCTGGTGGTGGTGGTTATATAGCACAACGTATGTTAGCTGCTAAAGATGAAAAAAATGCAACATGGGCTACTTTGTTTTTTAATTTTGCGCATTATGCTTTACGCCCTTGGCCATGGATTATTGTTGGTTTGGCTTCTTTAGTAATTTTTCCTAGTTTAGAAAGTATGAATCAAGCATTTCCTAGTTTGTCTCCAGATATGCAAGGACATGATGTTGGATATGCAGCAATGATGACTTACTTGCCTGCTGGATTACTAGGTATTGTATTAACTTCTTTAATTGCTGCTTTTATGAGTACGATCTCTACCCAATTAAACTGGGGAAGCTCATATTTAGTAAATGATTTTTATAGCCGATTTATAAATAAAGATGCTTCAGAAAAGCAAAAAGTTGTTGTAGGTAGAGTATCAACTGTTTTGCTAATGTTATTTGCTGCGTTATTTTCTTTCTACTTACAATCTGCAAAAGATGTATTTGATTTATTATTACAAATAGGTGCTGGAACAGGATTGCTGTTTATTTTACGTTGGTTTTGGAGTAGAATAAACCCGTATAGTGAAATTGCTGCAATGGGTATTTCGTTTATTATTGCTTTTTTCTTTTTTATAAATGGAAAAATGGAAAATCCTTTTATAGAAATTGCAGGTTACTGGCAATTAATTATAGGAGTTGTTATAACAACTATTGGATGGGTCTTAGTTACACTTTTAACGCAACCTACAGACACAGATACTATTAATAAATTTGAACTTTTAATTTTCGAGGGGGAAGATAAATTTAAAAACATAGGTGTTAAAATAGTAGGTTTTATTACTGGTACTATTGGTGTTTATAGTTTCTTATTTGCAACTGGTAATTGGATTTATGGTAAAACTACTTTAGCTATAATACTTAGTGTTTTAACATTAGTTTGTATTTACATTTTAACTAAAATTTGGAAACGCATTTCTTAA